From a single Fusobacterium ulcerans ATCC 49185 genomic region:
- the proB gene encoding glutamate 5-kinase has product MNGDIKERIKNAKRIVIKVGTSTLTYANGNLNLSLLNKLAWGLSDLRNQGREVVLVTSGAIGVGSKKLNFKTRPKETREKQAAAAVGQAELMHIYQNFFGEYSQKTAQILLTKDDFKEGERKTNTNNTFETLLEYGVIPIVNANDTISTFEIEFSDNDRLSASVASLLKADLLIILTDIDALYDSNPKTNPNAQRIAYVEKVTDEIMEMGGEKGSEFSVGGMETKLLAARECCDGGVVMAILDGSNPLLIEKLISGEDVGTVFDCMA; this is encoded by the coding sequence ATGAATGGAGATATAAAAGAAAGAATTAAAAACGCTAAAAGGATAGTAATTAAAGTTGGAACATCTACATTGACTTATGCCAATGGAAATCTTAATTTGAGTCTTTTAAATAAACTTGCTTGGGGGCTTAGTGACTTGAGAAACCAAGGAAGAGAAGTAGTTCTTGTAACATCAGGAGCTATAGGAGTGGGGTCTAAAAAACTTAATTTTAAAACAAGACCTAAAGAAACTAGAGAAAAACAGGCAGCAGCAGCAGTAGGGCAAGCTGAACTTATGCATATATATCAAAATTTTTTTGGTGAGTACAGTCAGAAGACAGCTCAAATACTTTTGACAAAAGATGATTTTAAAGAGGGAGAAAGAAAAACTAATACTAACAATACATTTGAAACATTACTGGAATATGGAGTTATCCCTATTGTCAATGCAAATGATACTATCTCTACTTTTGAAATAGAATTCAGTGATAATGACAGACTTTCTGCAAGTGTAGCTTCTTTGCTGAAAGCTGATCTTCTAATTATACTCACTGATATAGATGCACTGTATGATTCTAATCCTAAAACTAATCCCAATGCTCAAAGAATTGCATATGTAGAGAAAGTAACTGATGAGATAATGGAAATGGGTGGAGAAAAGGGAAGTGAATTCAGTGTTGGAGGTATGGAAACAAAACTTTTGGCAGCAAGAGAATGTTGTGATGGTGGTGTAGTAATGGCTATACTAGATGGTTCTAACCCTCTCCTTATAGAAAAATTAATATCAGGGGAAGATGTAGGAACAGTTTTTGACTGTATGGCTTAG
- the hpf gene encoding ribosome hibernation-promoting factor, HPF/YfiA family, translating into MKMSIHGKQLVVTDAIKKYAETKLGRVEKYHDSIIELDVSLSAVRTKTGSSHTAEVLAYLSGSTLKASCTDTDLYAAIDQVSDIIEAQLKKHKEKRAINYGQVPGVKKIKYDPETNTVEKEAAVNVVKVYLPPKPMDIEEAILQLELLNRAFYPFTNCETGEMNIVYKRKDGDYAHVEPATKK; encoded by the coding sequence ATGAAAATGTCTATCCATGGAAAACAATTAGTTGTAACTGATGCAATCAAAAAGTATGCGGAAACTAAACTAGGGAGGGTTGAAAAGTATCACGATAGTATCATAGAATTAGATGTTAGCTTATCAGCAGTGAGAACTAAAACTGGAAGCAGCCATACAGCTGAAGTATTGGCATATCTGAGTGGAAGTACTTTAAAAGCTTCTTGTACAGATACTGATCTATATGCAGCTATTGACCAAGTTTCTGATATTATAGAGGCACAGCTTAAAAAGCATAAAGAAAAAAGAGCAATAAACTATGGACAGGTTCCAGGAGTTAAAAAAATAAAATATGATCCTGAAACTAATACAGTTGAAAAAGAAGCAGCAGTAAATGTAGTTAAAGTTTATCTTCCTCCAAAACCAATGGATATAGAAGAAGCTATACTTCAACTTGAATTATTAAACAGAGCATTTTATCCATTTACTAACTGTGAAACTGGAGAAATGAATATAGTCTATAAGAGAAAAGATGGAGATTATGCTCATGTAGAACCAGCAACTAAAAAATAG
- a CDS encoding ABC transporter ATP-binding protein, with amino-acid sequence MSREILRLENIEKYYSGNIDKLHIIRNLSLTVEEGEFISILGRSGSGKSTLLNIIGLLDKIDKGKIYIGGQEVEKLSDEKKDILKNGMLGFVFQFHYLLPEFTALENVMLPALVNDFKNRKEVEERAMEILDAVGLKDRVKHKPSQLSGGEKQRVAIARALINSPKILLADEPTGNLDEETSETIFDILRDINKNRKQTIIVVTHSKDLAKISDKKLYLKKGILHLTDD; translated from the coding sequence ATGAGTAGAGAGATATTGAGATTAGAAAATATAGAAAAATATTACAGTGGGAATATAGATAAGCTCCATATTATAAGAAATCTGAGTTTAACTGTAGAAGAAGGAGAATTTATTTCAATACTGGGAAGATCAGGTTCTGGAAAATCTACTCTGCTGAATATAATTGGACTGTTGGATAAAATAGATAAGGGAAAAATATATATTGGCGGTCAGGAAGTGGAAAAGCTTTCTGATGAAAAGAAAGATATTTTAAAAAATGGAATGCTAGGTTTTGTATTTCAATTTCATTATCTTCTCCCAGAATTTACTGCTTTGGAAAATGTAATGCTTCCTGCTCTGGTGAATGATTTCAAAAATAGAAAAGAAGTAGAAGAGAGAGCAATGGAAATATTAGATGCTGTTGGACTGAAAGACAGAGTAAAACATAAACCTTCACAATTATCAGGTGGAGAAAAGCAAAGAGTCGCAATAGCCAGAGCTTTGATTAACTCACCTAAAATACTTTTGGCAGATGAACCTACAGGAAATCTTGATGAGGAAACAAGCGAAACTATTTTTGATATACTAAGAGATATTAATAAAAATAGAAAGCAGACTATAATAGTGGTTACCCACTCAAAAGATTTGGCAAAGATTTCGGACAAAAAACTTTATCTTAAAAAAGGTATTCTGCATTTAACAGATGATTAG
- a CDS encoding ABC transporter permease: protein MVEFFIAKKHIFERKRQSLISTLGIAIGIIVLIVSIGIANGLDKNMINSILSMTSHVLVENGDKLSDYNELKEKIEKIPGVKGAVPSIETQGIFKYNGIYGGYISGVKIEGFDLESAKKAMDLDKKIVEGSISPDKIDGVLIGKELFRNIGASLGDEVTIISSENKEIKFKIEGVFQSGYYDYDINMILLPLKAAQYLVYSGDTVNKIDVTLNDPYKAPEIADKIMSETKIFSRTWGDLNRNLLSALSLEKTVMIMVFSLIVIIAGFVVWVTLNMLVREKIKDIGIMRSMGFSRKSIMKIFLIQGMLLGIAGIIIGTIVALCFLWYIKNYTLAFITSIYYLTKIPVEISFKEIGIIIGANIGIIFVSSVFPAYRAAKMETVEALRHE from the coding sequence ATGGTAGAGTTTTTTATAGCAAAGAAACATATATTTGAGAGAAAAAGACAGAGTCTTATTTCAACTTTGGGAATAGCAATAGGGATAATAGTTTTAATAGTTTCTATTGGAATAGCAAATGGATTAGATAAAAATATGATAAACAGTATTCTTTCTATGACAAGTCATGTACTGGTAGAGAATGGAGATAAATTATCAGATTATAATGAATTAAAAGAAAAAATAGAAAAAATTCCTGGTGTAAAGGGAGCTGTTCCCAGTATAGAAACACAGGGTATCTTTAAATATAATGGAATATATGGGGGATACATATCTGGAGTAAAAATAGAAGGCTTTGATTTAGAAAGTGCCAAAAAAGCTATGGACCTAGATAAAAAAATTGTAGAAGGAAGTATATCTCCTGATAAAATAGATGGTGTTCTTATAGGAAAAGAACTCTTTAGAAATATTGGAGCTTCTCTTGGAGATGAAGTGACTATTATTTCATCAGAAAATAAAGAGATAAAATTTAAGATAGAAGGAGTATTCCAAAGTGGATACTATGATTATGATATAAATATGATACTCCTTCCTCTAAAGGCTGCTCAATATCTTGTGTATAGTGGTGATACAGTAAATAAGATTGATGTAACATTAAATGATCCATACAAAGCTCCTGAAATAGCTGATAAAATAATGTCTGAAACAAAAATATTTTCAAGAACATGGGGAGATCTTAACAGAAATCTTCTTTCAGCTCTTTCATTGGAAAAAACTGTTATGATAATGGTATTTTCTTTAATAGTAATAATAGCAGGGTTTGTAGTGTGGGTAACATTGAATATGCTTGTAAGGGAAAAAATAAAAGATATAGGAATAATGAGATCAATGGGATTTTCAAGAAAAAGTATAATGAAGATTTTTCTTATTCAAGGAATGCTTTTGGGAATTGCAGGAATAATAATTGGAACAATTGTTGCTCTTTGCTTCCTATGGTACATTAAGAATTATACCCTTGCATTTATAACTTCTATCTATTATCTCACTAAGATACCTGTTGAAATATCTTTTAAAGAGATAGGAATAATAATTGGAGCAAATATTGGAATAATCTTTGTATCAAGTGTATTCCCAGCATATAGAGCTGCCAAAATGGAAACTGTGGAGGCATTAAGACATGAGTAG
- the pbpC gene encoding penicillin-binding protein 1C: MKKKYLIFSGIVLSGIILTSWTYLKYDTDKILSTFEERYSQVVLDDKNDILGAYLNKNEQWHLKSTDKIPEKLREAVLNYEDKNFYSHKGVDGKAIIRAARDNIFQRRRTGASTVTMQVAKVLEPKQRSYFNKYREIIHAVKIERKFTKDEILSMYLNNAPYGGNIVGYKTASLLYFQKNPDELTWAEGALLAVLPNSPGLMHVERNRNRLINKRNALLKKLLERGVIDERQYALSKMEPIPEKRYRFRSLAPHLTRRLTQESNEKIINSTINSQLQEKIEKIVRDYSEYLKGEGIGNAAVLVVDNKTYEVKVYIGSQNFYDFNTNGQVDGITAKRSPGSVLKPFLYALAIDEGIAAPESKIPDVPLYFSNFSPQNANKKYYGLIEMREALIKSLNIPFVSLLKEYKDDKFFYFLKEVLDFKDNNPSRYGLSLILGTKELSVENIAKLYTGLGNYGNFRDLKYTRDGQKEKGNQLISRGSAYLTLDTIRQLERPGLESMYREKNPVSWKTGTSYGRRDGWAAGVTPDWTVVVWVGNFTGESNSNLSGVVSAGKLLFNVFNALPKKTALFNLPEKDLEVIKVDKETGYRMKFDVPSKEILYPVGAKPLKLSPYYKKVFLNKDGEEIDSRNEDFTEKEEKVVLNYPIEIINYFIRQNMDVSNIFSSKIKEKSVKFIYPIKNLKIVIPKDFDGEKSVIVKVANVKKQNLYWYINKEYIGRDKDKEKSLNLKEGEYEITVVAENGETEKVKFEIVKNRVGRK, translated from the coding sequence ATGAAGAAAAAATATCTGATATTTTCAGGAATTGTTCTAAGTGGGATTATTCTCACTTCATGGACATATTTAAAATATGATACTGATAAAATACTTAGTACATTTGAAGAAAGATACAGTCAGGTGGTGTTAGATGATAAAAATGACATCCTTGGAGCTTATCTTAATAAAAATGAACAGTGGCATTTGAAAAGTACAGATAAAATACCTGAAAAATTAAGAGAAGCAGTTTTAAATTATGAAGATAAAAATTTCTATTCTCATAAGGGAGTAGATGGAAAAGCAATAATTAGAGCTGCAAGAGATAATATATTCCAAAGGAGGAGAACAGGAGCCAGTACTGTAACTATGCAGGTAGCAAAAGTTCTTGAACCAAAGCAGAGGAGCTATTTTAATAAATATAGAGAAATAATTCATGCAGTGAAGATAGAAAGAAAATTCACTAAAGATGAGATATTATCAATGTATCTAAATAATGCTCCCTATGGTGGAAATATTGTAGGATATAAGACAGCTTCACTTTTATACTTTCAAAAAAATCCAGATGAACTTACTTGGGCAGAGGGAGCACTGTTAGCAGTGCTCCCTAATTCTCCTGGGCTTATGCATGTGGAAAGAAACAGAAACAGACTTATAAATAAGAGAAATGCTCTTTTAAAAAAATTATTGGAAAGAGGTGTCATTGATGAGAGGCAGTATGCTTTATCAAAGATGGAGCCTATTCCTGAAAAAAGATATAGATTTAGATCTCTTGCTCCACATCTGACTAGAAGATTGACACAGGAAAGCAATGAAAAAATAATTAATAGTACTATCAATAGCCAGCTTCAAGAAAAAATAGAAAAAATAGTGAGAGATTATTCTGAATACCTAAAAGGTGAAGGAATAGGAAATGCAGCTGTATTAGTAGTAGATAACAAAACTTACGAAGTAAAAGTATATATAGGGTCACAGAATTTTTATGATTTTAATACTAATGGCCAGGTAGATGGAATAACTGCTAAGAGATCACCAGGTTCTGTATTGAAACCTTTCCTCTATGCTTTGGCAATAGATGAAGGGATAGCAGCTCCAGAGTCAAAGATACCAGATGTTCCTTTATATTTTTCAAATTTCAGTCCTCAAAATGCTAATAAAAAATATTATGGATTGATTGAAATGAGAGAAGCTCTTATAAAATCATTAAATATTCCTTTTGTATCGTTATTGAAGGAATATAAAGATGATAAATTTTTCTATTTTTTGAAAGAGGTATTGGACTTCAAAGACAATAACCCATCAAGATATGGACTTTCTCTAATACTTGGAACTAAAGAGCTAAGTGTGGAAAATATAGCTAAACTATACACTGGATTGGGAAATTATGGAAATTTTAGAGATTTAAAATATACAAGAGATGGGCAGAAAGAAAAAGGAAATCAGCTTATATCAAGAGGTTCAGCATATCTTACATTGGATACTATAAGACAGCTGGAAAGACCTGGACTTGAAAGTATGTATAGGGAAAAGAATCCTGTTTCATGGAAAACTGGAACAAGTTATGGACGAAGAGATGGATGGGCAGCTGGAGTTACTCCAGACTGGACAGTAGTAGTTTGGGTAGGAAATTTTACAGGAGAAAGTAATAGTAATTTGTCAGGAGTAGTTAGTGCAGGAAAACTTTTGTTTAATGTATTTAATGCTCTTCCAAAGAAAACAGCTCTATTCAATCTTCCAGAAAAAGATCTTGAGGTTATAAAAGTAGATAAAGAAACTGGATATAGAATGAAGTTTGATGTACCATCAAAAGAGATACTCTATCCTGTAGGAGCTAAACCTTTAAAGCTTTCTCCATACTATAAAAAAGTTTTTCTAAACAAAGATGGAGAAGAGATAGATTCAAGAAATGAAGACTTTACTGAAAAAGAGGAAAAAGTAGTGCTTAACTATCCTATTGAGATAATAAACTATTTCATAAGACAGAATATGGATGTTTCAAATATTTTTAGTAGCAAAATCAAAGAAAAAAGTGTAAAATTCATATATCCAATAAAGAACTTAAAGATAGTTATACCAAAAGATTTTGATGGAGAGAAGAGCGTCATAGTAAAAGTAGCAAATGTAAAAAAGCAAAATCTTTACTGGTATATCAATAAGGAATATATAGGTAGAGACAAAGATAAAGAAAAAAGTCTTAATCTAAAAGAAGGAGAATATGAAATAACTGTAGTAGCTGAAAATGGTGAAACAGAAAAAGTAAAATTTGAAATAGTAAAAAATAGAGTAGGAAGGAAGTAG
- a CDS encoding alpha-2-macroglobulin family protein, whose amino-acid sequence MKKILAFLVLLTTLGCNPGDKTPEQTAEPEKTPEATKTENVVVTPPVKETELKILDVSTTSGEKPNIEITLSDEIGLNSDIDAYIKVDGENGYDIIKMKNKIIIRGDFSTGETYQIEILKGLKSKNGVVLNENFNTTVAFKEIEPKIAFSNEGIILPAVNDKRISFKSLNVKKVNVKVKKVFENNTTQFLQNFVFKGNGNVFNYGLQGDFYKIGDVLFEKDYDLNNIKNKWIQTEIELGSLVDYKGFFIVELSFNKDGIDYTFPEGVENWQQYSFFENNGKIGKVILLSDMGILAQKTKDQYLVTVTNVAKNSVVKGAKVKAITYNNQVIEEKTTNENGEVTFDGKDKIFYIISELGDEKSILKLSDSLLSYDGFAVDGIYATEGVKSFMYTDRGIYRPGDDIYLSVIARNADDSFPENHPIKLNIYTPTGKKFLENYVLNNGKNGFYTYSFKTNLDSETGIWRVEAQVGSTTFRKDIPVETVVPYKIKVDVDAPKVVDINETGNFEIKIASDYLFGAPGSDLRFNSELQIREENVRFEKFKNYTFTNPTSYNFYHRDYKEGVLNNEGKGTINFDIAKVTPKNINLIGTITTKVLETSGRPVLDRSMVTLKKFDTYVGMEIPSDRYMKSGDKVNLQVIAVSSDGEKLVPGRKMKYRIYKNEYSWWWDYNDYGSFLKSIKTDTNTTFVYEQEFISGDKPYIIDYPIDGTGEIFIEVEDVETEQSTGVNLYVSTWMDPSVSKKVDKLKMETDKKSYNIGEKAKIIYEGEKGAKALITIEKSGQIVKRYWKDVNDIKNEEEIEVTEGMFPNAYVTISLFQDYNNFTNDRPLRLYGAVPLMVKNEATRLNLELNTPKELRPNEKFSVKVKNKAGRPMEYTVAVVDEGLLDITAFKTPDPWNYFYQKEALQIMSYDNYNEIIGKTFGEVHQVLKTGGGEFLAEMSAMDKSRSKQMGLEEAQRFKPVAMFKGVLTTNDKGEGEVEFTMPNYMGSVRVMVIGADKGMYGRAESTITVKAPIVMNASLPRTLKVGDEFKVPVEIFALEDDLGEITVSINFNGETKTEKFTLKNKEKKTVYFTEKVPNKIGADKITISAKSNKYNYEEITDIDINSNNPYIYLNNIKTVPGGKEVVFNAPKDSIEGSVESTLTISSSPILAIDQRLKWLIRYPYGCAEQTTSSVLPQLFIKELSSENAFDKKRITANINSGITRLSKFQLYDGSFTYWPGSREADLWVTNYIGQFLISARDNGYYVPEDMYNRWLDFSKKQSKIAGADLDRKAYTLYLLASAGSPEISEMNLIYENYMESLSITSKWYMAAAYKLIGENKIAVDIANTLPLTVPEYDYDYYRYSYGSNLRDKAIVLGAYYKVYGKIEEKLYNDLLQALQSQNWLSTQSTGYSLMTIAEMVKSGAKEEVSGTIEIDGQLKRFTTKNGTYTESISDKVKDIKIVSGNSKDMFVNYYWEGVPVNYEGEDIAKNIKIERKFYDINGAEIDPKSLTSGTTFWLEVKVLPENTRGYYYINDVALTQVLPTGWEIENVRALKQQYPEWVKTRMGSTNIDYEDIRDDRVMWFFDFNNYSRTGNSFFVKINTVTVGKYKFPGTMAEAMYDKNYEAYLKGFEVEVK is encoded by the coding sequence ATGAAAAAAATATTGGCATTTCTTGTTTTATTGACTACACTTGGATGTAATCCAGGGGATAAAACACCAGAGCAAACGGCTGAACCAGAAAAAACACCAGAGGCAACAAAAACAGAGAATGTGGTGGTAACTCCGCCAGTAAAGGAAACAGAATTAAAAATTTTAGATGTATCAACTACATCTGGAGAAAAACCTAATATTGAAATAACTCTTTCTGATGAAATAGGACTTAATAGTGATATAGATGCATATATAAAAGTTGATGGGGAAAATGGTTATGATATTATTAAAATGAAAAATAAGATAATCATAAGAGGAGATTTTTCTACTGGAGAAACATACCAAATAGAAATTTTAAAAGGATTGAAATCTAAAAATGGAGTTGTATTAAATGAAAATTTCAATACAACAGTAGCTTTTAAAGAAATCGAGCCTAAGATAGCTTTTTCAAATGAAGGAATAATTCTTCCAGCTGTGAATGATAAGAGAATAAGTTTTAAATCTCTTAATGTAAAAAAAGTAAATGTAAAAGTTAAGAAAGTTTTTGAAAATAATACTACTCAATTTTTACAGAATTTTGTATTTAAGGGAAATGGAAATGTATTCAATTATGGATTGCAGGGAGATTTCTATAAAATCGGAGATGTTCTTTTTGAAAAAGATTATGATTTAAATAATATTAAAAATAAATGGATTCAAACTGAAATTGAATTAGGAAGTCTAGTAGACTATAAAGGATTTTTTATAGTTGAATTATCTTTTAATAAAGATGGAATAGACTACACTTTCCCAGAAGGTGTAGAAAATTGGCAGCAATATAGTTTCTTTGAAAATAATGGAAAAATAGGAAAAGTTATTTTACTTTCAGATATGGGTATCCTTGCTCAAAAAACTAAAGATCAATATTTAGTAACTGTGACTAATGTAGCCAAAAACAGTGTTGTAAAAGGTGCTAAAGTAAAAGCTATAACTTACAATAATCAGGTAATTGAAGAAAAAACTACCAATGAAAATGGAGAGGTAACTTTTGATGGAAAAGATAAGATTTTCTATATCATAAGTGAATTGGGAGATGAAAAATCAATACTTAAATTAAGTGATTCTCTTCTGTCATATGATGGGTTTGCTGTAGATGGTATATATGCAACTGAAGGTGTAAAAAGTTTTATGTATACTGACAGAGGAATATATAGACCTGGAGATGATATCTATCTTTCTGTAATAGCTAGAAATGCAGATGACAGCTTCCCTGAAAATCATCCAATCAAATTAAACATATATACACCAACAGGGAAGAAATTCTTAGAAAATTATGTTTTAAATAATGGAAAAAATGGATTCTATACATATTCTTTCAAAACTAATCTGGATTCAGAAACTGGTATTTGGAGAGTAGAGGCACAAGTAGGAAGCACTACATTCAGAAAAGATATTCCTGTAGAAACTGTAGTTCCATATAAAATAAAAGTTGATGTTGATGCACCTAAAGTAGTTGATATAAATGAAACTGGTAATTTTGAAATAAAAATTGCTTCAGATTATCTTTTTGGTGCACCAGGAAGTGACTTGAGATTCAACAGTGAATTGCAAATAAGAGAAGAGAATGTAAGATTTGAAAAGTTCAAAAACTATACTTTTACAAATCCTACATCATATAATTTCTATCATAGAGATTATAAAGAGGGAGTACTGAACAACGAAGGAAAAGGAACTATTAATTTTGACATAGCTAAAGTTACTCCTAAAAATATAAATTTAATAGGAACTATCACTACTAAAGTATTGGAAACAAGTGGAAGACCTGTTTTAGATAGAAGTATGGTAACATTAAAGAAATTTGATACATATGTAGGAATGGAAATACCATCTGACAGATATATGAAGAGTGGAGATAAAGTAAATCTTCAAGTTATAGCAGTATCTAGTGATGGAGAAAAACTTGTTCCTGGAAGAAAAATGAAATATAGAATATATAAGAATGAGTATTCTTGGTGGTGGGACTATAATGACTATGGAAGTTTCCTGAAATCAATAAAAACAGATACAAATACTACTTTTGTTTATGAACAGGAATTTATATCAGGGGATAAGCCATATATTATAGATTATCCAATAGATGGAACAGGAGAAATATTTATAGAAGTAGAAGATGTAGAAACTGAACAAAGTACAGGAGTAAATCTCTATGTAAGTACTTGGATGGACCCTAGTGTAAGTAAAAAAGTGGATAAACTTAAAATGGAAACTGATAAAAAATCTTATAATATAGGAGAAAAGGCTAAGATTATATATGAGGGAGAAAAGGGAGCAAAAGCTCTTATCACTATAGAAAAATCTGGTCAAATAGTAAAGAGATATTGGAAAGATGTTAATGATATTAAAAATGAAGAAGAAATAGAAGTTACTGAAGGAATGTTCCCTAATGCTTATGTAACTATATCTTTATTCCAAGATTATAATAACTTTACAAATGACAGACCATTAAGACTATATGGTGCTGTACCTCTAATGGTAAAAAATGAAGCTACTAGACTAAACTTAGAATTAAATACTCCAAAGGAGTTAAGACCAAATGAAAAATTCAGTGTAAAAGTTAAAAATAAAGCTGGAAGACCTATGGAGTATACAGTAGCTGTGGTAGATGAAGGACTTTTAGATATAACAGCATTTAAAACTCCAGATCCTTGGAACTATTTCTATCAGAAAGAAGCTCTTCAAATAATGTCTTATGATAACTATAATGAAATTATAGGAAAAACTTTTGGAGAAGTACATCAAGTATTGAAAACTGGAGGAGGGGAATTCTTAGCTGAAATGTCAGCAATGGATAAATCTAGAAGCAAACAAATGGGACTTGAAGAAGCTCAAAGATTTAAACCAGTAGCAATGTTCAAAGGAGTTCTTACTACTAATGATAAAGGTGAGGGAGAAGTAGAATTTACAATGCCTAACTATATGGGGTCTGTAAGAGTCATGGTAATAGGAGCAGATAAAGGAATGTATGGAAGAGCAGAATCTACAATTACTGTAAAAGCTCCAATAGTTATGAATGCTTCACTTCCTAGAACATTAAAAGTTGGAGATGAATTCAAGGTTCCAGTAGAAATATTTGCTTTAGAAGATGATCTTGGAGAGATAACTGTAAGTATCAATTTCAATGGAGAAACAAAAACTGAAAAATTCACTTTGAAAAATAAAGAGAAGAAGACAGTATACTTTACAGAAAAAGTTCCTAATAAAATAGGGGCAGATAAAATAACTATAAGTGCAAAATCTAATAAATATAATTATGAAGAAATTACTGATATAGATATAAATTCAAATAATCCATATATTTATCTGAATAATATAAAAACTGTACCAGGTGGAAAAGAAGTTGTATTTAATGCACCAAAAGATTCAATAGAAGGAAGTGTAGAAAGTACATTAACTATTTCTAGTTCACCTATACTGGCTATAGACCAAAGACTTAAATGGCTTATCAGATATCCATATGGATGTGCAGAACAGACTACATCAAGTGTGCTTCCTCAATTATTTATAAAAGAACTGTCTTCTGAAAATGCTTTTGATAAAAAGAGAATAACAGCTAATATTAATTCTGGAATCACTAGACTGTCAAAATTCCAGCTTTATGATGGGTCATTTACATACTGGCCTGGAAGCAGAGAGGCTGACTTATGGGTAACTAACTATATTGGACAATTTCTGATAAGTGCAAGAGATAACGGATATTATGTACCAGAAGATATGTATAACAGATGGCTGGATTTCAGTAAAAAACAAAGCAAAATAGCAGGAGCTGATTTAGACAGAAAGGCATATACTTTATATTTATTAGCCTCAGCTGGTTCTCCTGAGATAAGTGAAATGAACCTTATATATGAAAACTATATGGAAAGTCTTTCAATAACGAGTAAATGGTATATGGCAGCAGCATATAAATTAATAGGAGAAAATAAGATAGCTGTAGACATTGCTAATACTCTTCCATTAACTGTGCCAGAATATGATTATGACTACTATAGATATTCTTATGGTTCAAATCTGAGAGATAAAGCTATTGTACTTGGAGCATACTATAAAGTGTATGGAAAAATAGAAGAAAAATTATACAACGATTTACTTCAGGCACTTCAATCACAAAACTGGCTTTCTACTCAAAGTACAGGATACTCTTTGATGACTATAGCTGAAATGGTAAAATCAGGAGCTAAAGAAGAGGTATCTGGAACTATCGAAATAGATGGACAGTTAAAAAGATTTACAACTAAAAATGGAACTTATACAGAATCAATTTCTGATAAAGTGAAAGATATCAAAATAGTTTCTGGCAATTCAAAAGATATGTTTGTTAATTACTATTGGGAAGGAGTTCCAGTAAATTATGAGGGAGAGGATATTGCTAAAAATATCAAAATAGAAAGAAAATTCTATGATATCAACGGAGCAGAAATAGATCCAAAATCTCTTACATCAGGAACTACATTCTGGTTGGAAGTAAAAGTACTTCCTGAAAATACAAGAGGATACTACTATATAAATGATGTAGCATTGACACAAGTACTTCCTACAGGATGGGAAATAGAAAATGTAAGAGCATTGAAACAACAGTATCCAGAGTGGGTAAAAACTAGAATGGGAAGTACTAATATAGATTATGAAGATATCAGAGATGACAGAGTTATGTGGTTCTTTGACTTCAATAACTACAGCAGAACTGGAAATAGCTTCTTTGTTAAGATAAATACTGTAACAGTTGGAAAATATAAATTCCCAGGAACTATGGCAGAAGCTATGTATGATAAAAATTATGAAGCTTACCTAAAAGGATTTGAAGTAGAGGTCAAATAA